ATGTTACTGACCCGTCATGTTTGAAATCTCACTAATACAGAGTTGTCAGAGGCATTACGACAAAGATCTAATTTAGATCTGTAAATACGTAACCATTTATTGTTAATTGGACTTAATTTAAAGTCTtgttattcaattaaaatgttGTTTATGACAATTTCTCGATgcatgagaatatttttttgattggTTATAATTATCTCTAGAATTAGAAGAAAAAGGTTAGTATGCATTcaataatatgtaataaatatgcAATGAGGTTGttgattcattttttcaatcaatattattgattttttctataaaaaatctttattttgtCGCCTCTACTGTCCTCTGAAATTCGATGCTTTTGATTGAGAACTGAGGTGTCGTCTAAAATTTTGATCTTTAAcggcaaaaaattattttaggcATGTTTTACTAAGCATTCGGCAATTTTTCATGTAGAGACATTCAAGTATAAtactatatttcaatttatattaaaatacttctatttctgtaaaaaattcaaaactcgACTTCTCTAGGtgaacaattttgttttttaatcttgataattgtaataaacaaaaattttttgcataatttgCCGCCCCTTGAAATCAGCCGCCGTAGGTTACAACCTACTCAGTCTTCTGGAAAATTCACCACTGACAATGAAGCttaagaaaaaagtttatttcaaataaaccaATAGCTGTAGATACAAATAATACTATATTTAGAGAAAACACAATATTTGAGACTTTtgaatttattgcaaaatattcGGAAGTGATTAGATGACGTGAAAGGCCTTTAAAGTtccgaaatcagaacttatgtttgaatatatttcctaaattatacattcgaaggccagaggcggctcatgcccaaggGTTAACAATCTGTAATTTCTACAGGGACAACCtatacaatctaaagatagcagaaatggatttttcaatcggtttttaacaaaaagattgtttaaatcgataaaagttatggtttaggagatatgtacaCTTTTAGATCATTGTAcatgcacttctacacacttctgAGAATTCCAATATTCTaccttatagcgtcacaatcgaagtttattttatccatcatttcgttccttgtgtttGTGATTTTCGATAGCATGtagtacaaatatttatttatttattcattatttcttcaaaaaatgtttgattgtgttttaatacctcttCCTACAAGTCCCGAAACACCCTGTAGGTATTTATCAACTGACgtgcttttttaattttgtatttatttttaataaccatATTATCGTACGCCTCTGTGTTCCGGCTGAGACGCCCAAACCCTCACCAtccagaaaacatcgaaataaaaatcattacGAAATCAGCGTCTTCCTGTATCCCCCACACGAACCCCTGGTAGTGCGCATGCATTTTCCCCAACTGACCTAACCTAAAAGTGGCGTGATTCCGGCTCTATTATACCCTGTCGTTAAATTACCCAGCGATTGTCGCGTTAAGCTTAATTTAGAACTATTAGTTTTTATCCGGTTGTCTCAGAAGGTACACACCGAGTGTTATTTGTTTTAAGTACTTTCAGTCCGCTATAAATCAACTCTAATTGTAAGTGGCAGAATTCTTTTATTACGAAGTACGttacgaaatttaaaaaattccgCCCTAGCATTAacttcaattaatattttaagtttttatgaaaaggcatcttttaaagtttttaatgTAAAAGTATTTGAGTATTATTGTTAAATCCCCCATATCTTAGTTGTATTGGAATATaatcaaagaaatttattttaaaacacatGGGCGTATCATTATGTTGTCTAAGTCTCCctaataatttgattgaatacttttcaaaatatataaattttacaaaaataaccCCAATACCTGCCCTgttaatgaagaaaaagaagagtGGCCAATTGTGAAAAGTATTTATGgttttctattgatatttttagatCACAATGGTTGACGAATTTTTGGGTAAAAAATACAAGCTCAACTCCAGCGAAAATTTCGATGATTTTATGAAGGAGCTGGGTAAGATTTTTATTccaattgaaattataataatgtttcaAAACTTAACCAgcattgatttatatatttacgaatttgagtattaaaataataaagcattcGTATTCCATTGGCGTATCATACCTCGagtattttttgtatgaaataatttatataaatattatgacTATATAGGGTGAACACTTATATTTCCACCTAATTAACCTGGTTCTGAATAGCTTATAGGTTATAAAAGAtcgaaaacttttaggaaaATTGTATATAATCTTTATTTGCGGTGAAgtataaatgtacaaaaatgatatattcATAATGTTAGATTAATATTTTATCTTAATTGTTTATCCCCTTgtagaatataaaaaagttgatgaaaTATGATGTCTAGCATTTCTACTACCCTGTATAtctaatagtaataaataaattgattacgCAACTCATACCAAGTGgaaatctattatttatttattaaatcaggTCTTAATTAATGCAGAATGTTTGTAAAAGGTCATTGACTTAGTTAAAcagatttttcgaaatatataaattcatattttacgttatctttttatttacagatgtttgtattacaaaatttattgggTAAACATACGTTATCTACCATGAAATTCCAATTAACACTTATACAACAATATAGACAACccaaattacaatttttcaattactagTTTTCTATAACATGAGTAAGAAAAACCGGGTTTCCAagaaactaattattattttgctgAAAaggtattataaaaattgaacaattttgaaaatataattgctTAAATTTGAGTCAAAAAGGACAAAACTGAGGAGGTCATTgctcgattttttttttcaaaatttcagtattgctacaaactaaaaattttcGTGCACTTGCAAAAGATTAACCAGATTAACCACGggtattttatcaatattcctGTTATATTATACAAGGGTGAAATAAGCAACcctttatttcatataatttcaaggtttataattttgtataaaatataatctacttagaaaaataaaataaaacagaaacgTTATTTAGAGCCACGCTATTGCACGTTATTCTTGTCTTAATAATTTTACTACCGCATTCCCTATGTTGGGTACATATTATAAATCATACCTCAACCTACCGAATAGGCAACAAGCAGCGCAGACATGTAGCACATCAAATAATGCTGaattatgatattttgaaaatagtgaaATGTGTAAGTTCGACTATTCAAATGAAATCAACAGACTTCAGCTTTTAGGCACtagtaatattaatataataaaaacatctgAAACTTTTGTAGTTACCCCGGTATGACActcacataattttttattcttatcgTATATGTTATCGTAACAAGGATAACGTTTAAAACAAGCCCCAACCGATAAAATGAACACAGTTTAAAGTTGCTTGGTTGGAATTCAACGTGTACAAGTTCGATAGGTCAGTTCGATTCCAAAGATCGAAGGAGGTTAACcgttttattgttttcaacaTACGGGTTTCCGTTAGTTCGTTTCCGAAGAAATCCTTTTAGTGAACGTAATTTAACCGGCAGACAAGATGAGTTTAATGGaagttttaggaaaaaaatataagctacAGCAAAGCGAGAATTTCGATGAGTATATGAAAGAATtaggtattttgtttttatactttATAAAGTTCAGTAATATATgtttatcataataaaaatacaattaatttgatgaatcttataatttagatttataatccaaaaaaagtgcagatttgtataaaaatttgctttttacgATTTGAAatgtttagttttttattacttatttgtaaattgtaatttaAGGTAGGTACGAGGTTATAATATATTGTACATATTACTACCAGGGAAGATCTAAAGTTTCTCCAATTTCAAATTGTAGGACATAAAAGTTACACAAGGTgtttattttggtaattttatacttttccgatcccctcgttttttggctctaaaaaatcgatttctattattttttttaaaaatcttcgtttttatggcggatttatgaaaaaaattataggaaagaaaaaaaattaagcatatattggtttcaggggtttaaattttcatgaaaatgcactcaatcatgtataattgttgataacttttttacaaataattaaatgaagttgttatatatatatttttttcataatctacacaaaaacgaacaaattgaaaaaaaaattatacaaaaatgttgatttatcatgtttttacatttaaaaataacaatttctcttaaaattgactttttctcacatataataatttgtaccttttttattaagtaatcattaaatttatatgaacaaaaacatacttaaaatattaaaagttaactttgaaaaattgagaattttcaccattaaaaaatggTACCTTACTAACTTGACTCTTAAAGAGAATTGGGAGTGGGGCAATGGAGGGTTGTGTTTGAAAAGAAGACCAAATGTGAATATTTGCACTGAATTTTTAGCATACCccccctaacctaacctaaccaatataagttttcattttttttttcataaatccgccgtaaaaacgaagttttttaaaaaagaaaaatattcacaagAATACTAGGAGGTAAAAAGAAGGGTGAGTTATGGCTGAGAAGAACAATGATGAAATAAGGAATCTATTTGGAGAAGCcaaaataataagatccaaaagAACAGAGTAACTTGGTCACATACAGAGAATCATCAGAGatcaacattaaaatataatgaCCATAGAACAAACAGGATCAAGTAAAAAGGAAgaccaagaaaaaaattataaacagagGTAATGGAAGACCTAAAAGAGAGAGGAATTCAAATCTGGAAAACGAAAGAACGAAAGTAACAAATAGGAAATAGTGGAAGGGAATCACTTCCATGCTATGAGACTAAAAGGCAAGACCAACAGATCAAcctattattatataagtttttctattttgttttgtaattgaagttgtgttaaagataaataaaaataattctatctACTCTAAAGGTCAATTAAGTAGTTTATTAATCATTGAGAAGAAGTGAGTGTATCCACATGCTATAGAAGTCCTGGACACTCCAGGAAACCGCAAAAACAGACTTTCAAAAACCAGCGCTTGAGCCATTTTGGTCATTCGAGCCGGTTTAATTGTAAACTTCTAAATCCAAGTTGCTGGGTACCTCCACCGTGTTGCAACAAACCCAATTGGGGTGTACTGCatttcaaatgtattttttttcgcaCAAGAGAAAGTAAtgaaagatataattttttggaaagtgAAAACAATTGagcttttttaatatattcactACTAACAGCTTTAATCCCTGTGGTCAGTTTTGGTTCTAAGTTCACGTTATATCATTTTATcaccaaacaaaaattgttattcCCCAAAAGAAACCTCAATGTCCTTTAAAAAGTACACATATTGCAGTAAAATTTGATATCAGtgttatttgtaattatttacatcatttttttaCCAGGTGTGGGTTTGGTCACTCGTAAAATGGGCGGAGCAGTATCACCCGTAGTTGATTTGGTGAAAGATGGTGATCAATACGTTCTATCGTCCAATTCGACATTTAAGAACGTCGTTCTTAAGTTTACTCCTGGAGTGGAATTTGATCAAGAAACTCCAGACGGTCGTAAAGTAAAATCCACAATTACCATTGATGGGAACACCCTTCATGAAGTCCAAAAGGACCCCAACGGTAAAGATACAACCATAGACAGGACTTTCACAGCCGATGAAATCAAAATGGTTAGTAATTTATtgatatcacaaaaaaaatattcaaggtcaaatatttaaattcaaagaTAATCTTAAAATTCCTTGATTCTAAATCAAAATTGTCAACTAAGTAACTgtaacataaattattttaatatcatgaGACTTTAATTGAGTCAGGCACGCGCTATTTTATACAATGTATGTTTATCAAGCAAATTAATTCACCTCGTTACTAAATTTAGCCTA
This DNA window, taken from Diorhabda sublineata isolate icDioSubl1.1 chromosome 4, icDioSubl1.1, whole genome shotgun sequence, encodes the following:
- the LOC130442399 gene encoding fatty acid-binding protein, adipocyte isoform X2 gives rise to the protein MVDEFLGKKYKLNSSENFDDFMKELGVGLVTRKMGGAVSPVVDLVKDGDQYVLSSNSTFKNVVLKFTPGVEFDQETPDGRKVKSTITIDGNTLHEVQKDPNGKDTTIDRTFTADEIKMVMSVNNVTATRIYKAQA
- the LOC130442399 gene encoding fatty acid-binding protein, adipocyte isoform X1 — encoded protein: MSLMEVLGKKYKLQQSENFDEYMKELGVGLVTRKMGGAVSPVVDLVKDGDQYVLSSNSTFKNVVLKFTPGVEFDQETPDGRKVKSTITIDGNTLHEVQKDPNGKDTTIDRTFTADEIKMVMSVNNVTATRIYKAQA